A window of Rhodobacteraceae bacterium LMO-JJ12 contains these coding sequences:
- a CDS encoding dienelactone hydrolase family protein, whose translation MTRLTAKDFAPELLELYDFYAHGIITKREFLNRAGKFAVAGMAAPAILAAMSPDYAMAEQVQFTDPDIVPEYVTYPSPDGHGEVRGYLVRPAAATGPVPGVVVVHENRGLNPYIEDVARRVAKAGFVALAPDGLSSVGGYPGNDDAGRDLQRTVDGEKLMNDFFAAIDWLKAADFTTDKVGITGFCYGGGVANAAAVAFEDLGAAVPFYGRQPRPEDVKRIKAPVLLHYGELDTRVNEGWPDYQKALDAAGVTYEAHIYEGANHGFHNDSTPRYDEAAAELAWARTIAWFEKYLG comes from the coding sequence ATGACCCGTCTGACCGCCAAGGATTTTGCCCCCGAGCTTCTGGAGCTTTACGATTTTTATGCCCATGGGATAATCACCAAGCGTGAATTTCTGAACCGCGCCGGAAAGTTTGCCGTGGCCGGAATGGCCGCGCCCGCGATATTGGCGGCGATGAGCCCGGATTATGCGATGGCCGAGCAGGTGCAATTCACCGACCCGGACATCGTGCCGGAATATGTCACCTACCCTTCGCCTGACGGGCATGGCGAGGTGCGCGGATATCTGGTGCGGCCAGCCGCCGCGACCGGGCCGGTGCCGGGAGTTGTGGTGGTGCATGAGAACCGCGGGCTGAACCCATACATAGAGGATGTGGCGCGGCGCGTGGCCAAGGCAGGGTTTGTGGCGCTGGCGCCGGACGGGCTGAGTTCTGTCGGGGGATATCCCGGCAATGATGATGCCGGGCGCGATTTGCAGCGCACTGTGGATGGCGAAAAGCTGATGAATGATTTTTTTGCCGCGATTGACTGGCTCAAAGCGGCGGACTTCACCACTGACAAGGTGGGGATCACCGGGTTCTGTTATGGTGGCGGTGTTGCGAACGCGGCGGCGGTGGCGTTTGAGGATCTGGGCGCGGCGGTGCCGTTTTATGGCCGCCAACCCCGCCCCGAGGATGTTAAGCGGATCAAGGCGCCGGTGCTTTTGCATTATGGCGAGCTGGATACCCGCGTGAACGAAGGCTGGCCCGATTATCAAAAGGCACTGGATGCGGCGGGCGTGACCTATGAGGCGCATATCTATGAGGGGGCCAACCACGGGTTCCACAATGACAGCACCCCACGTTACGACGAAGCAGCGGCAGAGCTGGCCTGGGCGCGCACGATTGCTTGGTTTGAGAAATACCTAGGCTGA